DNA from Fusarium verticillioides 7600 chromosome 4, whole genome shotgun sequence:
GCTAGTTGATTCGTTAAATGCATGCAAAAGAGAGCTCTCGGAGGTCCAGGATAGGCTCGACCCTGGGAGCGCGCGCAGGGCCATGCGTCGATTTGGTCTCCGCGCGCTCAAGTGGCCCTTCGATAGTAAAGAAATCAATACGGTTGTATTCAATCTCGAGCACTACAAGCAGACTATCACTCTATGTTTGCAAGTCGATCAAACGTGAGTAGCCAAAGTGACGGACAAGAAGATCTGCTGATCTCGATAGCACAATACTCCTCGACGTGTCGCAGCGGGTGGAGGATTTGTCACTACAACAACAGCGTATGGCGTCAGCATCTCGACCGCCATGTTTCAATGTTCCTTTTGATCGGGATCAAGACTTCGTTGCACGACCAGATATGACCACGTGGCTCAGAGACAAGTTCAGCAGCTCTACTGGCCGAATGGCCCTTGTAGGCATGGGAGGGTTCGGGTATGTATCTTTGTTGCTCTAAGCATACTACTCGCCGACACAACGCAGTAAATCACAAGTTGCCATCAACTTTGCCTATTCTATTCATGACGAGGATTCTAACGTCAATGTATTCTGGGTCCATGCAAGTTCAAAACCGAGATTCGAAGAAGCATACCGTGCGATAGCACAGAGGATGAAATTACCCAAGCGTAACGAGCCAAGTACAGAcatccttgctcttgttCGCGACTGGTTACAGAACGATGAATCTGgttcttggctgatgattGTCGATAATGCCGACGACGTCAACCTCTTCTACCCCAAAGGCACCGATGAGCGCCCCCTAGCGTCTTTCTTACCCAAGGCTCAGCATGgcaccatcctcgtcacctCTCGCAGTCTTGATGTTACGGAGAGGCTGACAGGTAGTCGGAAGAACATTTTCCAGATGTCTACCATGGACGAGGCTCAAGGCCTGCATCTTATCAGAAACAAGCTTGCCGTTGAATTTGAGCATGATGCTACTGTTAAGCTCCTTCAGGCTTTGGATTACATTCCTCTCGCAATCACGCAAGCTGCAGCCTACATCAACCGTCGTTCACCCCGCGAATCTGTTGAAACCTACTTGAAATCATTCCAAGAGAGTGatcagaagaggaaaagcCTTCTAGAGGTCGACCATGGTGATTTCCGTAGAGACGAGACCGTTTCGAATTCGGTGATCACAACATGGCAAGTTACATTCGAGAAGATCCGTCACGAAAAGCCGTCTGCAGCCAATCTCTTGTCATTCATGAGTCTTTTTGATCACAAAGGCATTCCAGAGTTCGCACTTCACTACTACAATGGGAAGCTTAAGCATTGGCAAGACAAAGCGTTCGGGTTCGAAGACGATATTGACGTGCTTCGCAGCTATTCTCTCGTTTATGTGACTACCAATCGAGACTTTTTCGAATTGCACGCTACGGTACAGGCCTGCACCAGAGTttggacatcatcttcggGTAAACTGCTACGATTGAAGAGTCTGTTCATATACTCAATGGTTCACATTTTCGATCCCTTCAAGTTTGAGAACTGGCCTACTTGCCAGGTGCTGCTGCCACACTTAGAGTCTGTGATACAGGAGGAGCTACTAACGGAAGATGTTGAACCGTGGGCAGAGTTATTGTATCGGTGTTCAGAATATATGCTTGAAACTGGTAAGCACAAAGCAGCAGAGGAGATTGGCAAAAAAGTAATCGCGAGAGGTTTGCCAAGTCTTGGGGAAGGGCATATAATGATGTGTAAGTGTTTGAGTATGTTAGCTACGGCCTATATGAGGCAAAACATTTTGGACGAAGGTGCAAAGATTCAACTTCAGCTGGTCAACAACTGCGAGCGGATCTGGGGAGAGGAGCACGAGTTGACCCTCAGCAGTAGGAACAATCTGGCGCCTTTATATATTCAGCTGGGTCGATATGCTCAGGCCGAAGAACTTCTCATTAGAATACTGGAAAGGTCAAAAGGGATCGGGAGAGACAGACATCCAGACGTTCTCATAGCGGGGGCTACTTGTGGTAGTATATTTGGAGCAACAGGAATATGACAAGGCTAGAAAGTTGGGAGTACAAGTGTTCGAGCACAGAAGATAGTGTCAGGCTCAGAGCACCCAGATACGCTGAAGTGCATGaacatcttggcttggacATACTGGGCGAaaggagagcttgaagaagcaattcAGCTCCAGACGCAAGTGTTAGAGGCGAGAAAAAGGGTATTGGGGGAACATCATCCGAGGACGTTGGACACTATGCAACTTGGGGCAACGATCTTGAAAGATATGGGTCAACACGCAAATGCTCTATCGCTGATGCAAGCTTATGTAGACCTTTGTAGGGAGGTACATGGATCTGAGCATCCAATAACAAGATCTGCAGTCAAGAGACTAGAGAGATGGGAAAGGAAGATAGGTGGATCATCAGGGCAGTGACTGTGTAAACAAAAGATATTAAATAATGGTCTTTTAACCGATGTGCGAGATATCGTGGCTGATCATTAATAAGCTTCTAGTTCTCAAACAACCTGAAAATGATGACAGTGGGAACTCACGATTGTAATTTCGACTAACCCACTGGTAATAACAAGGACACTCAGATCCTACGGCCATGGACAAGGATGTTGCTACAAAATCGAGCACAGACTCACAGGGCTGAGTAAATTCCCCGCTTCTTCCCACGAATATCAAGGAGGCCTCTCAAAATAGATCAGCATGTCAATTGCTCGTAACTATTGGATGCAAATACCGAACCCGTTTCAGCTAAGAATTTCTCTGCAGAATGATGATATAATTGTCTCAAAAACGACCAATCTTTCGAGCTATCGCGTACAGTGGCCCAATGATCGATTCCCTGTAGGGGCTGCCTAGCTCGCCACTACTCCAACGCTTGCGCCAGTTAGTGTAGGATCGTCAACTAACAAGCAATCTGATCCTGCTAAGCAAAAGGACCAGCTCTAAGCCTTGGTAATGGCTCGGTGAATCCTCTGATGACGAAGTGGAGGCTTTGAATTATAAAGTCTACCGTTTAAAAACCAttcctccaagacctcgCTTACGCCGATTCATTCTTTAACTAACACATTGACGTTGCAAGGGTCTTTATCTTAAAAGACCAGCTGCGGCGTCTCGGTCATTTCCCCTGTTTGATTCTTATTTCAACGACAGAAATATTCGCAGTATGTCGTTTTTGAATAAGTTCAAGAAAGAATTTGAAGGCCTCAATCTGGGAGAGCGCCTTGGACAACAGCAAGGAGGTAAAGCTCACCATGGTTCAGCTCACTCACTGGAATATTCGCTAACCAATAGAGTATAGCGCACTCACCAG
Protein-coding regions in this window:
- a CDS encoding hypothetical protein (At least one base has a quality score < 10), encoding MAEAVGLAASIIAIVELSAKVGKLCVQYSAAVGNARADITRLQSRLKDLNLCLEATKRPLEDPKKSKLATSQSLVDSLNACKRELSEVQDRLDPGSARRAMRRFGLRALKWPFDSKEINTVVFNLEHYKQTITLCLQVDQTTILLDVSQRVEDLSLQQQRMASASRPPCFNVPFDRDQDFVARPDMTTWLRDKFSSSTGRMALVGMGGFGKSQVAINFAYSIHDEDSNVNVFWVHASSKPRFEEAYRAIAQRMKLPKRNEPSTDILALVRDWLQNDESGSWLMIVDNADDVNLFYPKGTDERPLASFLPKAQHGTILVTSRSLDVTERLTGSRKNIFQMSTMDEAQGLHLIRNKLAVEFEHDATVKLLQALDYIPLAITQAAAYINRRSPRESVETYLKSFQESDQKRKSLLEVDHGDFRRDETVSNSVITTWQVTFEKIRHEKPSAANLLSFMSLFDHKGIPEFALHYYNGKLKHWQDKAFGFEDDIDVLRSYSLVYVTTNRDFFELHATVQACTRVWTSSSGKLLRLKSLFIYSMVHIFDPFKFENWPTCQVLLPHLESVIQEELLTEDVEPWAELLYRCSEYMLETGKHKAAEEIGKKVIARGLPSLGEGHIMMCKCLSMLATAYMRQNILDEGAKIQLQLVNNCERIWGEEHELTLSSRNNLAPLYIQLGRYAQAEELLIRILERSKGIGRDRHPDVLIAGATCGSIFGATGI